The following are encoded in a window of Rubellicoccus peritrichatus genomic DNA:
- the panC gene encoding pantoate--beta-alanine ligase, whose product MQVIQSLQEMQGLAIEMRGKGKLLGLVPTMGALHEGHLSLIDICREKADVTIVSIFLNPTQFGPNEDLDSYPQPLEEDLEACKARGADIVFAPARGEVYPKDYSTYINEELYSRGMCGTSRPGHFRGVTTVVAILFNICRPDVAVFGQKDGQQVAIIRKMVRDLHFPVEIVTGPTVREPDGLAMSSRNRYLDSVLRRESIKLYNALMEGKKLVDKGFLNVNRITAEVTHYLSQTHLIRIIYIEVVDKETMLPEQEIRPGKSMLAAAIWLDQTRLIDNLEL is encoded by the coding sequence ATGCAAGTCATTCAGTCGCTGCAGGAAATGCAAGGCCTGGCCATCGAGATGCGTGGCAAGGGCAAACTGCTTGGGCTCGTGCCGACGATGGGGGCTCTCCACGAGGGGCATCTTTCGCTCATCGATATTTGCAGGGAAAAGGCGGATGTCACCATCGTTTCCATTTTTCTGAATCCAACCCAGTTTGGGCCGAATGAGGATCTGGACTCCTATCCGCAGCCTTTGGAAGAAGATCTCGAAGCTTGCAAGGCACGTGGTGCGGATATCGTTTTTGCCCCAGCCCGGGGTGAGGTCTACCCGAAGGATTATTCGACTTACATTAATGAAGAGCTCTACTCCCGTGGGATGTGTGGGACTTCACGGCCGGGTCACTTTCGCGGTGTTACAACGGTGGTGGCGATTCTTTTTAATATCTGCCGTCCGGACGTTGCTGTTTTTGGCCAGAAGGATGGTCAGCAAGTGGCAATCATCCGGAAAATGGTCCGCGACCTACACTTTCCAGTCGAAATCGTCACTGGCCCAACTGTCCGCGAGCCGGATGGCCTTGCGATGAGTTCCCGTAACCGCTACCTCGACAGCGTTCTGCGGCGGGAGTCGATTAAACTATACAACGCATTGATGGAGGGCAAAAAGCTGGTCGATAAAGGCTTCCTCAACGTGAATCGGATTACGGCTGAAGTGACGCATTACCTCAGCCAAACGCATTTGATCCGCATCATCTATATAGAAGTGGTCGACAAGGAAACCATGCTGCCTGAGCAGGAAATCCGCCCCGGAAAGAGCATGCTTGCCGCTGCCATTTGGCTCGATCAAACCCGGCTGATTGATAATCTGGAGTTGTAG
- a CDS encoding right-handed parallel beta-helix repeat-containing protein, with protein sequence MELEFGKPTQNVARILHVATQGSDIGQGTAEAPLRTISAAAELAYPGDTVCVHAGIYREEINPPRGGASEQERITYEAAKGEHVEIKGSEVISGWEQVEGLVWKVVLDNSFFGDFNPYSDLIRGDWFRDEGRLHHTGAVYLNDEWLVEADGLNAVFEKQDRQGCWFAEVTDNHTTIWGNFNGANPNDESVEINVRQSVFYPKENFINYITVRGFTMRNAATPWAPPTAEQIGLIGTNWSKGWIIEDNVISHSRCVGVTLGKYGDEWDNTSEDKATGYVETIERALKKGWHREIVGSHVVRNNRISHCEQAGIVGSLGAIFSEVYGNVIHDIHVFRLFDGAEQAGIKFHAAIDSLIRNNHVFRAYRGIWLDWMTQGTRVTGNLCHDNDTHDAFLEVNHGPYILDHNIFLSKGSIQNWSHGGAYIHNLFGGELEQRQQLERTTPFHQAHSTEIMGMSNVSGGDDRFINNLIVDAEGLKQYETTHRPSHVEANVVLRETPSLVKKDDGVYLQMDQGFVRASKELCQLVTSGLLGKSSLANLPFGGHDGQNLCFDKDYFGDACDPDSPCPGPLELAGDDVCLVKIWPCEAHVY encoded by the coding sequence ATGGAACTCGAATTTGGAAAGCCGACACAGAACGTAGCTCGGATACTGCATGTTGCGACTCAAGGTAGTGATATTGGGCAGGGCACAGCAGAGGCTCCGTTAAGGACGATATCAGCAGCAGCTGAGTTAGCCTATCCGGGTGATACTGTTTGCGTCCATGCAGGTATTTATCGTGAAGAAATTAACCCGCCTCGTGGTGGTGCGTCTGAGCAGGAACGGATTACTTATGAAGCTGCAAAGGGTGAGCACGTGGAGATTAAAGGCTCAGAAGTCATCTCGGGGTGGGAGCAGGTTGAAGGTCTGGTCTGGAAAGTGGTTTTGGACAATAGCTTCTTTGGTGATTTCAATCCTTACAGTGATTTGATCAGAGGAGACTGGTTTCGCGATGAGGGCCGCTTACATCATACGGGAGCAGTTTATCTTAATGATGAATGGTTAGTCGAAGCTGATGGCTTGAATGCCGTTTTCGAGAAACAGGATCGGCAAGGATGTTGGTTTGCAGAAGTGACTGATAATCACACGACGATCTGGGGGAACTTCAATGGTGCAAATCCTAATGATGAATCTGTTGAGATCAATGTCCGGCAAAGTGTATTTTATCCAAAGGAGAACTTTATCAATTACATTACCGTGCGTGGCTTTACGATGCGTAACGCGGCAACCCCATGGGCTCCTCCCACGGCAGAGCAAATCGGTTTGATTGGTACTAACTGGAGCAAGGGTTGGATTATTGAGGATAATGTGATCAGTCACTCAAGATGTGTTGGTGTGACGCTTGGAAAATATGGCGACGAATGGGATAATACTTCAGAGGACAAGGCGACTGGTTATGTCGAAACGATTGAACGTGCATTGAAGAAAGGCTGGCATCGGGAAATTGTCGGTAGTCATGTAGTTAGAAATAACCGAATATCTCATTGTGAGCAGGCAGGAATAGTCGGGAGTCTGGGGGCAATCTTCAGTGAAGTCTATGGGAATGTTATTCACGATATTCATGTCTTTAGATTGTTTGATGGAGCAGAGCAGGCGGGGATTAAGTTCCATGCCGCGATTGATTCTTTGATTCGAAATAATCATGTCTTCCGCGCATACAGAGGTATCTGGTTGGATTGGATGACTCAAGGAACCCGGGTAACGGGCAATCTCTGCCATGATAATGATACTCATGATGCTTTCCTTGAGGTTAATCACGGTCCATATATACTTGATCATAATATTTTCCTTTCAAAAGGCTCGATTCAGAACTGGTCTCACGGAGGTGCTTACATCCATAACCTTTTTGGAGGCGAACTGGAGCAAAGACAGCAGTTGGAACGTACGACGCCTTTTCATCAGGCTCATTCCACAGAGATAATGGGGATGAGCAATGTCAGCGGGGGAGATGATCGTTTTATCAACAATCTTATTGTGGATGCTGAGGGTTTGAAACAATATGAAACAACGCATCGCCCTTCGCACGTAGAGGCTAATGTTGTTTTGCGGGAAACGCCTTCTCTTGTGAAAAAAGATGATGGGGTATATCTTCAGATGGATCAGGGTTTTGTTCGAGCAAGCAAAGAGCTTTGCCAGTTGGTTACCAGTGGGCTGCTTGGGAAGTCCAGCTTGGCGAATCTTCCATTTGGGGGGCATGACGGGCAAAACTTGTGTTTCGACAAGGATTACTTCGGAGATGCCTGTGATCCTGATAGCCCTTGCCCGGGACCTCTTGAATTAGCTGGAGATGATGTCTGCTTGGTTAAAATCTGGCCATGTGAAGCTCATGTTTATTAA
- the nadB gene encoding L-aspartate oxidase — MRSFDVIIVGSGIAGLSFALKVAQGGRSVAIITKKNRAESNTNYAQGGIASVTSQTDDIELHVKDTLTAGDGLCDEDVVREIIRSGPERIEELRQAGVDFTNLDDGRVSLHREGGHSKRRILHVKDLTGAAIEGALLDGVARSKNITVLEHHFAIDLITREKLAARGKIADAGDGEVLGLYVLDVYSGEVITFRAPVIMLATGGVGQVYQYTTNPDIATGDGIAMAYRAGAEIRNMEFIQFHPTALYTATNDRFLISEVVRGEGAILRNSRKQAFMPKYDERKDLAPRDIVARAIDSEMKRLGAEHVWLDITHRSEAELRERFPNIYEACMKTGINMATDFMPVVPACHYLCGGVVTNLKAETDIPGLLACGEVACTGLHGANRLASNSLLEACVLADTGAQTALNYLSKYKPAPVQLADWVDGDSRDPDERVVIYHNWDELKRTMWDYVGIVRTKKRLQRARSRILNLSNEITEYYWNFKVEPKLLELRNLIKVAELIIGCALQREESRGLHYTLDHQEKDAKPSDSSMRRNLRE, encoded by the coding sequence ATGAGAAGTTTTGATGTCATTATCGTCGGCTCAGGAATCGCTGGCTTGAGTTTCGCACTCAAGGTAGCACAGGGCGGGCGCAGCGTCGCCATCATCACGAAGAAGAATCGGGCTGAATCGAATACCAACTATGCTCAGGGAGGCATTGCGTCGGTCACGTCGCAGACGGATGATATCGAGCTTCATGTCAAAGACACCTTAACAGCGGGTGACGGGCTTTGCGATGAGGATGTGGTTCGTGAGATTATCCGATCCGGTCCCGAGCGGATTGAAGAACTGCGTCAGGCCGGGGTTGATTTTACCAATTTGGATGATGGACGGGTTTCGCTTCACCGTGAAGGTGGTCACTCAAAGCGCCGCATTCTCCATGTCAAAGACCTGACCGGGGCAGCGATCGAAGGTGCCTTGCTGGATGGGGTGGCCCGCTCGAAAAACATCACGGTTCTGGAGCATCACTTTGCGATTGATTTGATCACCCGAGAGAAACTGGCAGCTCGTGGCAAGATAGCAGATGCCGGCGATGGCGAGGTGCTGGGGCTTTACGTGCTCGATGTATATAGCGGTGAGGTTATTACCTTTCGCGCTCCGGTTATCATGTTGGCCACCGGAGGGGTGGGGCAAGTCTACCAGTATACAACTAATCCTGATATTGCGACGGGTGATGGTATCGCCATGGCTTACCGGGCAGGTGCGGAAATACGAAACATGGAATTTATCCAGTTTCACCCGACCGCACTTTATACCGCGACGAACGACCGCTTTCTGATTTCAGAAGTCGTCCGGGGCGAGGGAGCCATTCTGCGTAATTCGCGCAAGCAGGCTTTCATGCCGAAGTATGATGAGCGCAAAGATCTGGCTCCGCGGGATATCGTTGCGCGTGCGATTGATTCCGAGATGAAACGCCTGGGCGCGGAGCATGTCTGGCTGGATATCACGCATCGCTCGGAGGCCGAACTGCGGGAGCGCTTCCCGAATATTTATGAGGCCTGCATGAAGACAGGTATCAACATGGCCACGGATTTCATGCCAGTGGTTCCAGCTTGCCATTATCTTTGTGGCGGGGTCGTTACCAATCTTAAGGCTGAGACCGATATTCCCGGCTTACTCGCCTGTGGTGAGGTGGCCTGCACGGGTCTTCACGGTGCGAATCGTCTGGCCAGTAACTCGTTGCTTGAAGCCTGTGTGTTGGCAGATACGGGAGCGCAAACCGCGCTCAATTATCTTTCAAAATACAAGCCGGCCCCAGTCCAGTTAGCTGACTGGGTGGATGGTGATTCGCGTGATCCGGACGAACGTGTCGTCATCTATCACAATTGGGATGAGCTTAAGCGCACGATGTGGGATTACGTTGGTATTGTGCGAACCAAGAAGCGCCTCCAGCGCGCTCGCAGTCGTATTCTTAACCTATCCAATGAAATCACTGAGTATTACTGGAATTTTAAAGTGGAGCCCAAGTTGCTCGAGCTTCGCAACCTGATCAAAGTGGCCGAACTCATTATCGGCTGTGCCCTGCAGCGCGAAGAGTCGCGCGGATTGCATTACACGTTGGATCACCAGGAGAAGGACGCTAAGCCGAGCGACAGCTCGATGCGCCGGAACTTGCGGGAGTGA
- a CDS encoding tRNA threonylcarbamoyladenosine dehydratase, translated as MDDFQQRFSGLGRLYSTDGLDRLRAAHVCVIGIGGVGVWTAEALARSGVGALTLVDLDDICVTNTNRQLHALDGTFGKLKVEAMAERIQAINPACKVDARAEFFTEKNAHDFLAQDFDCIVDAIDSVKNKCLLISECRQQKMPLVSTAGAGGRRDPTTVRVVDLTRVFNDPLSALVRKKLRYEFGFPKDLNEDFGIPCVFSTERPIYPRDDGSVSTERESGADYRLNCDYGFGTAAFITGAYGFAAAAEVVRLITNGFQNSP; from the coding sequence ATGGACGACTTCCAACAACGTTTCTCCGGCCTTGGTCGCCTGTATTCGACAGACGGGCTTGATCGGCTTCGTGCTGCGCATGTTTGTGTGATCGGCATCGGTGGTGTTGGTGTCTGGACGGCTGAGGCTTTGGCTCGGTCGGGTGTGGGCGCGCTGACTCTGGTTGATCTGGATGACATTTGTGTGACCAACACCAACCGTCAGCTTCATGCCTTGGACGGGACATTTGGTAAGCTGAAGGTTGAGGCTATGGCTGAGCGGATTCAGGCGATCAACCCCGCTTGTAAAGTCGACGCACGGGCAGAGTTTTTTACAGAAAAGAATGCGCATGATTTCTTGGCTCAGGACTTCGACTGTATTGTCGATGCGATTGACAGTGTTAAGAACAAATGCCTGCTAATCTCGGAATGCCGTCAGCAAAAGATGCCGCTTGTTTCGACTGCTGGGGCTGGTGGTCGGCGTGACCCTACGACCGTGCGGGTCGTTGATCTGACCCGTGTATTTAATGATCCACTTTCTGCCTTGGTCAGAAAGAAGCTCCGCTACGAGTTTGGGTTTCCCAAAGACCTGAATGAAGACTTTGGCATCCCTTGTGTCTTTTCAACCGAGCGTCCAATTTACCCGCGAGACGATGGCAGTGTCAGCACGGAGCGTGAGTCCGGCGCCGACTATCGGTTGAATTGTGACTATGGTTTTGGGACCGCTGCATTCATCACGGGTGCCTATGGATTTGCCGCAGCGGCTGAAGTTGTTCGGTTGATAACAAATGGATTTCAAAACTCGCCATAG
- a CDS encoding MFS transporter, producing MTNMDDAGHKYRWFLWILTTAMLAFVNLEYFTAGAVASSVQKSLKIDTSDIGTLFGTYTLCYAVMQLPVGLAYARFNPFRLLIFACTTFALGNITFAWAPSFGVAAGGLFIAGIGGAFFFLGYFYISAKHFEPVQFARLMGYNQTAKYALMLVALVAIPAILSIFNWRIYFTAVGCVFLLFTIPLCVFNRIVVVDRSEQRKTSIWKDLRILFSSRQVLYILFVGFLGVGFIIAFSGLWYVPFAEKLGYSSNKADWMTASMMFSFAVGVAATGWLSDYLKKRKAVMIWGFIGTLLPLCVVLIWRSSPLWLEIVFLMLVTTASTAFYPVIYSLAKESVSAGLATTVGGVLNTAIFLGVAFMQFMPGLDLHLLEERAAASHTGSVTEYQWALVVYPIALIVCFIASFRLKETGGVQPE from the coding sequence ATGACCAATATGGACGATGCCGGTCATAAATACCGTTGGTTTCTCTGGATTTTGACGACAGCAATGCTGGCGTTTGTGAATCTGGAGTATTTTACCGCCGGCGCTGTGGCCTCCAGTGTGCAAAAAAGCCTAAAGATAGATACGTCGGATATTGGCACGCTTTTTGGAACCTATACGCTCTGTTATGCTGTTATGCAACTCCCGGTAGGCCTTGCATATGCACGTTTTAATCCGTTTCGCCTGCTCATCTTTGCCTGCACTACTTTTGCCCTTGGAAACATTACTTTTGCCTGGGCTCCATCTTTCGGTGTCGCCGCCGGCGGGCTCTTTATCGCTGGAATTGGCGGAGCATTTTTCTTTCTGGGTTACTTTTATATTTCAGCCAAACATTTTGAGCCAGTTCAGTTCGCCCGACTAATGGGCTACAATCAGACGGCAAAATACGCACTGATGCTGGTTGCTCTGGTTGCAATTCCTGCGATATTGTCGATTTTCAACTGGCGCATCTATTTTACTGCGGTCGGGTGTGTCTTCTTGCTGTTTACCATCCCGCTATGCGTATTTAATCGTATTGTCGTCGTTGATCGTAGTGAGCAAAGAAAGACTTCTATTTGGAAAGACCTCCGGATACTGTTTTCCAGCCGACAGGTTCTGTATATATTGTTTGTCGGTTTTCTTGGTGTCGGATTCATCATTGCATTTTCCGGACTATGGTATGTGCCGTTTGCCGAGAAGCTCGGTTACTCCAGTAACAAGGCTGATTGGATGACTGCTTCGATGATGTTTAGCTTTGCCGTTGGTGTGGCTGCGACAGGCTGGCTTTCCGACTATCTAAAGAAACGTAAGGCGGTAATGATTTGGGGATTTATAGGCACGTTGCTTCCCTTGTGCGTTGTTCTGATTTGGCGTAGCTCGCCACTGTGGCTGGAAATTGTTTTCCTGATGCTTGTGACCACGGCTTCCACCGCCTTTTATCCCGTCATATATTCTTTAGCAAAAGAATCTGTTTCAGCTGGACTTGCTACTACGGTTGGCGGTGTTTTGAACACTGCGATTTTCCTTGGCGTTGCCTTTATGCAGTTTATGCCTGGTTTGGATCTTCACTTGCTTGAAGAGAGAGCGGCCGCCAGCCATACTGGTTCGGTTACAGAATATCAATGGGCTCTTGTTGTATATCCTATTGCATTGATTGTATGTTTCATTGCGTCGTTTAGACTCAAGGAAACAGGTGGAGTTCAGCCTGAATAA
- a CDS encoding oligosaccharide flippase family protein codes for MIKCGQRLRRFVISKALPVWLKQGTWMVVLQLLGKLASLAGGIWAARCLGPEKLGVSGMAFVLMPAFYLFGGLKLDVFLVRHYADFEKEGKEGSIADAYFTFQLMNVGVLTFFGLIIVAILGLPSDGIITLLVAVPVMFLASSQPLWLLQARERMPAFYFGNTVFAFVNAGLLFALVRPGSPAGVDLLAYLGGLTIAWLLMWRSALNQRILPRLNFAWLNRIWDMARANQLVFVTGIFMFVMNALEAPLVGWLAGIEELGLYRTALIVANSLQTFLHIIPLLLYPKLVAWQRENPSGFRVKQNRLATVFFGLALLASLCVFMLSPLLYSILFGAEFASAALPFALLFSAKLVVIVSGIYTWGLWAKDETVKPLIVIAPVAIISLIADFILIPTYGMTAAAAISLVSELCVLAGMFIYANREAGR; via the coding sequence GTGATAAAATGTGGGCAGCGATTGCGGAGGTTTGTCATCAGTAAAGCACTTCCAGTCTGGTTGAAGCAGGGCACCTGGATGGTTGTCCTTCAACTGCTGGGTAAACTTGCTTCGTTGGCCGGTGGTATTTGGGCAGCACGGTGTCTGGGGCCGGAGAAACTCGGGGTTTCAGGAATGGCTTTTGTCCTTATGCCTGCGTTCTACTTGTTTGGAGGGCTCAAGCTCGATGTTTTTTTGGTCAGGCATTACGCTGACTTTGAGAAGGAAGGCAAAGAAGGTTCGATAGCTGATGCCTACTTCACTTTTCAATTAATGAATGTCGGTGTTCTGACTTTCTTTGGACTTATTATTGTCGCGATTCTAGGGCTCCCTTCTGACGGAATCATCACGCTGCTAGTGGCTGTTCCGGTAATGTTTTTAGCGTCTTCACAACCTCTCTGGTTGTTACAGGCTCGTGAGCGTATGCCGGCTTTTTATTTCGGCAACACAGTCTTCGCTTTTGTCAATGCAGGTTTGCTCTTTGCATTGGTACGGCCAGGTTCACCGGCTGGTGTTGATTTACTGGCCTATCTTGGTGGGCTCACTATTGCCTGGCTATTGATGTGGCGGAGTGCCCTCAATCAACGTATATTGCCACGCTTAAACTTTGCCTGGTTGAATCGAATTTGGGACATGGCCCGGGCTAATCAGCTCGTGTTTGTGACGGGCATATTTATGTTTGTGATGAACGCACTTGAAGCCCCTCTTGTCGGATGGCTTGCGGGAATTGAGGAGCTTGGGCTTTACCGAACGGCATTGATTGTGGCAAACAGTCTACAAACATTTCTTCATATTATTCCGCTTCTCCTTTATCCGAAACTCGTTGCCTGGCAGCGTGAGAACCCATCCGGGTTTCGGGTAAAGCAAAATCGTTTAGCAACGGTTTTCTTTGGATTGGCATTGCTGGCATCACTTTGTGTGTTCATGCTCTCGCCGTTACTTTACTCAATTCTGTTTGGTGCTGAATTTGCTTCAGCAGCTTTGCCTTTTGCCTTACTCTTCAGCGCAAAGCTTGTTGTGATTGTAAGTGGGATTTACACTTGGGGGCTTTGGGCTAAGGATGAAACAGTCAAGCCGCTCATCGTTATTGCTCCAGTTGCAATTATTAGTTTGATTGCGGATTTTATTCTTATCCCGACTTATGGTATGACAGCCGCAGCGGCCATATCCTTGGTGTCTGAGTTGTGCGTGCTTGCAGGCATGTTTATTTATGCGAACAGAGAGGCTGGAAGGTGA
- a CDS encoding glycosyltransferase gives MLPPEKSSVRRICLFISTEMHLGGGEKSMLTVLEGKETAGFEPVLLCRPKAEVGTAARESGVRVVEVEMVQRDLARQPFAYLRSLLRAFRIVLKIRPAILCGDGWRGVPYAVPMAKLLRRPAFIFLREMDLPPSSVTRFLTKQADHVTTISKAQRRFLMEAGIINDDNSRLIYNGLPMSYLREGNPPEALRVSVGLQSEQLGVVLPGYLSRYKGNLIFVEAVKQITDQIPKARFYFLGGPFPNVSNPEDVGFDKVLAEKVSEEGLSDVIKFLGHRDNVADVLWAMDLVVVPSIHEEAFGRVAVEAMLAGKAVIVSQSGGLPEVIQDGKTGIVVPKNDPTALAEAMLKLLEDDTLRNAFGKAGQERAQRLFPDTLKRDKMWAAIAEVCHQ, from the coding sequence ATGCTACCACCTGAAAAATCATCTGTGCGTCGGATCTGTTTGTTTATTTCAACAGAGATGCATCTTGGTGGTGGCGAGAAAAGCATGCTGACTGTGCTTGAAGGAAAAGAGACTGCCGGCTTTGAACCAGTTTTGCTTTGCCGCCCAAAGGCTGAGGTTGGCACTGCTGCGAGAGAGTCTGGTGTTCGCGTTGTGGAGGTGGAAATGGTTCAACGTGATTTAGCGAGACAGCCGTTCGCTTACTTAAGGTCGTTGTTGAGAGCGTTCCGTATCGTTCTTAAGATTAGGCCAGCCATTCTCTGCGGTGATGGATGGCGCGGAGTACCTTATGCGGTGCCTATGGCCAAATTATTGCGACGACCAGCATTCATTTTTTTGCGCGAAATGGATTTACCACCTTCTTCAGTGACACGATTTCTTACGAAGCAGGCCGATCATGTGACCACTATATCGAAGGCACAGCGACGGTTTTTGATGGAAGCCGGTATCATCAATGACGATAATTCCCGACTCATTTATAATGGCTTGCCGATGAGTTATCTTCGGGAGGGAAATCCGCCTGAAGCACTACGTGTTTCAGTGGGGCTTCAGTCAGAGCAACTCGGAGTGGTTCTGCCCGGTTACCTCTCTCGGTACAAAGGAAATCTTATTTTTGTTGAGGCAGTGAAACAAATCACCGATCAAATACCCAAGGCACGGTTCTATTTCTTAGGTGGGCCTTTTCCTAATGTGAGCAATCCTGAAGATGTTGGCTTTGATAAAGTGTTGGCTGAAAAAGTTTCCGAGGAAGGTTTAAGTGACGTGATTAAATTTCTTGGACACCGGGATAATGTGGCTGATGTGCTTTGGGCCATGGATCTGGTGGTGGTTCCCAGTATTCATGAAGAAGCTTTTGGACGAGTGGCGGTTGAGGCGATGCTTGCTGGTAAGGCTGTAATTGTTTCACAATCGGGTGGCTTGCCTGAAGTTATTCAAGATGGAAAAACCGGTATTGTTGTCCCTAAGAATGATCCAACAGCTCTGGCAGAAGCGATGCTGAAATTGCTTGAGGACGACACGCTTCGTAACGCCTTTGGCAAGGCTGGACAAGAGCGAGCTCAACGCCTTTTCCCAGATACATTGAAGCGTGATAAAATGTGGGCAGCGATTGCGGAGGTTTGTCATCAGTAA
- a CDS encoding glycosyltransferase, with amino-acid sequence MKQPTILHFTGNSIDEGGVFTYIRNVAPHNGCRNVLVVAKDFKQVRRPYLPLLRIPSFESESLYHPNTIVWCHRLAIGFYRLLEKHPDAIFHGHSRSGMLIALLLNFWGQRRVVVSVHANARQRWFYRWAKSLLEDRMFFLCPSMKSHYGIRDRNWKSCMPGSVSQLVSASRLQRQDDSLLLLGGLGAITPWKRWHLILEALKQLPVGLRSKLRFIHHGKALDDDASKAYEEKLKTLTCEYGLEQFVEWRGFTKDTESFFSEVNALVSPSESEPFSLSILEALFADVPVISADTGGATDIVVGNENGILFRDNDSGALTEVLERVLLNEQKLPLVNHESLKAFCSDIQGKRWKLVYYSMCR; translated from the coding sequence GTGAAGCAACCAACGATTCTTCATTTTACCGGGAACTCGATCGATGAGGGCGGCGTATTTACTTATATCCGTAATGTTGCCCCGCATAACGGTTGTCGCAATGTGTTGGTGGTTGCCAAAGATTTCAAGCAGGTAAGGAGACCGTATCTGCCGCTCTTGCGTATCCCTTCTTTTGAAAGCGAGAGTCTTTATCACCCAAATACCATTGTGTGGTGTCATCGATTGGCTATTGGCTTTTATCGCTTGCTGGAGAAGCATCCCGACGCGATTTTTCATGGGCATTCCCGTTCTGGTATGCTGATTGCCTTACTGTTGAACTTTTGGGGACAACGTCGTGTTGTTGTCTCAGTTCACGCTAACGCAAGGCAGCGTTGGTTTTATCGTTGGGCTAAGTCCCTTCTGGAAGACCGAATGTTCTTTCTTTGTCCTTCAATGAAATCTCACTATGGGATCAGGGATCGAAACTGGAAGAGCTGTATGCCGGGAAGTGTGTCGCAGCTTGTTTCAGCTTCCCGACTGCAGAGACAGGATGATTCACTACTGCTGCTTGGTGGACTCGGAGCAATAACGCCTTGGAAGCGTTGGCATTTGATTCTTGAAGCACTGAAGCAATTGCCTGTTGGTTTGCGCAGCAAGCTTCGCTTTATCCACCATGGTAAGGCATTGGATGATGATGCTTCGAAAGCCTACGAGGAAAAGCTAAAGACTTTAACCTGTGAGTATGGTTTGGAGCAGTTTGTCGAATGGCGCGGGTTTACGAAGGATACAGAATCATTTTTCAGTGAAGTGAATGCCTTGGTTTCACCTTCAGAAAGTGAGCCCTTTAGTTTATCAATCCTCGAAGCACTCTTTGCTGATGTTCCCGTGATTTCGGCTGATACCGGAGGCGCTACTGACATAGTTGTTGGCAATGAGAATGGGATCCTTTTCCGGGATAATGATTCCGGTGCACTAACTGAAGTTTTAGAACGTGTGCTTTTGAATGAACAGAAACTTCCGCTTGTGAATCACGAATCTCTCAAAGCGTTTTGCTCTGATATTCAGGGGAAGCGTTGGAAACTGGTTTACTACTCGATGTGTCGATAA